Proteins co-encoded in one Methanothermobacter sp. genomic window:
- a CDS encoding orc1/cdc6 family replication initiation protein, whose product MNVFDELEGRKSVFKDRRFLDHRFLPDKLPHREEQIRAIAKYWVEALRGVTPPDITIYGKTGTGKTAVAKFAMKQLNEASKNSDVNVRTEYIRCTDYTTEYQVLARLCQQFGRDVPYRGWTKAEVINTFRSLFKKNVFGQDLILIVVLDEIDILLKNDGDGLLYTLTRTDNVSILSISNYVDFKKFIKPRVRSSLRDREIVFPPYAAPQLVDILKERSKLSFKEGVLEDDVIPLCAALAAKEEGDARYALDLLRTAGEIADEQGSNVVRGEFVREAKDYIEHNKVTDIIMTLPSQQQRVLEAILYLTKRGEEITSGRLYEIYKKISQGDSVSYRRIFDFVNELELLGLISTNTVSKGRGKGRTNIIKLQCDTSVLENALWM is encoded by the coding sequence ATGAATGTGTTCGATGAATTAGAAGGTAGAAAGTCAGTTTTTAAAGATAGAAGATTTTTGGATCATAGGTTTTTACCGGATAAGCTACCTCACCGTGAAGAACAAATAAGGGCTATAGCTAAGTATTGGGTGGAAGCACTTAGGGGTGTTACGCCACCAGATATCACAATCTATGGGAAGACAGGAACTGGTAAAACTGCAGTGGCTAAATTTGCCATGAAACAGCTTAATGAAGCATCTAAGAATTCTGATGTTAATGTGAGGACAGAATATATACGTTGTACAGATTACACTACGGAGTATCAAGTTTTGGCAAGATTGTGTCAGCAGTTTGGTAGGGATGTTCCTTATCGTGGATGGACAAAAGCAGAAGTCATAAATACTTTTAGGAGTCTTTTTAAAAAAAATGTTTTTGGACAAGACCTCATACTCATTGTAGTGCTTGATGAAATAGATATTTTACTTAAAAATGATGGAGATGGCCTATTATATACTCTTACACGTACTGATAATGTTTCAATACTTTCAATTAGTAATTATGTAGATTTTAAAAAATTCATAAAACCGAGGGTAAGGAGTAGTTTAAGGGATCGTGAAATTGTTTTCCCACCATATGCCGCGCCACAATTAGTTGATATACTTAAAGAGCGTTCTAAATTATCATTCAAGGAAGGAGTGCTTGAGGACGATGTTATACCATTATGCGCTGCTTTAGCCGCCAAGGAAGAAGGTGATGCTCGTTATGCTCTTGACCTTTTAAGAACTGCAGGGGAAATAGCAGACGAACAAGGTTCTAATGTCGTTAGAGGGGAATTTGTGAGAGAAGCAAAGGATTATATTGAACATAATAAAGTCACTGATATTATAATGACACTTCCAAGTCAACAACAGAGAGTATTAGAAGCAATACTTTATCTCACCAAAAGAGGTGAAGAAATAACATCAGGCAGGCTTTATGAAATTTACAAGAAGATATCGCAGGGAGATTCTGTATCATATAGACGAATATTTGACTTCGTTAACGAATTAGAATTATTAGGACTCATATCTACCAATACTGTCTCAAAGGGCAGAGGAAAGGGCAGGACCAATATTATAAAGTTGCAGTGCGATACATCAGTCCTTGAAAATGCCCTTTGGATGTGA
- a CDS encoding tRNA (adenine-N1)-methyltransferase yields the protein MKILIDERGKKYMPQMGEDLQTDLGIIKKEKIEKSLPGDELKTHLGKKFKVIEANINDFIELMERRSSIILPKDIGIVISYTGLGSGQRVLDAGTGSGSVALTLANIVGDTGKVYTYEIREDFAKLAEKNIKNSGMKNIILKNKDIKKGIEEKNLDLIFLDLPKSWEIIEDAKNALKDGGWLVFYNPYIEPVKIIHEKAKKCRFKEIKTIEVITREIEIKKKGTRPRTRMIGHTGYLTFTRKI from the coding sequence TTGAAAATTCTAATAGATGAAAGAGGTAAAAAATACATGCCCCAAATGGGTGAAGACCTCCAAACAGACCTTGGAATAATAAAAAAAGAAAAAATAGAAAAGAGCCTCCCAGGAGATGAACTGAAAACACACCTTGGGAAGAAATTCAAAGTAATAGAAGCCAATATCAATGATTTCATAGAACTAATGGAAAGAAGATCATCAATCATCCTCCCCAAGGACATTGGAATAGTTATTTCATATACAGGCCTCGGAAGCGGCCAAAGAGTATTAGATGCAGGTACAGGTTCAGGAAGTGTTGCACTAACACTCGCAAATATAGTGGGGGACACAGGCAAAGTATACACCTATGAGATAAGAGAAGACTTCGCAAAATTAGCAGAAAAGAATATCAAAAATTCCGGGATGAAAAATATAATCCTTAAAAATAAAGATATAAAAAAAGGTATAGAAGAGAAAAACCTAGATCTCATATTCCTCGACCTCCCAAAGTCATGGGAGATCATTGAAGACGCCAAGAACGCCCTAAAAGATGGAGGATGGCTTGTATTCTACAATCCATACATAGAACCTGTTAAAATCATCCATGAAAAAGCTAAAAAGTGTAGATTTAAAGAGATAAAAACTATCGAAGTTATTACAAGAGAAATTGAAATAAAAAAGAAAGGTACAAGACCCCGCACACGAATGATAGGACATACAGGTTACCTAACATTCACCCGAAAAATATAG
- the pyrB gene encoding aspartate carbamoyltransferase, whose product MGFQLENVISIKDFTKKDIKFILKEAEKMEPIARSQKTSKILSGKILGMMFYEPSTRTRLSFEASMKRLGGSVIGFSEAAESSATKGETLADAARVVACYADAIVIRHNAEGAARYISDIIDIPVINAGDGAGQHPTQTLLDLYTMQRIFKNIEGLKVALIGDLKYGRTVHSLAYALAMFNVDMIFVSPKELKMPRDIIHDLKEQNISVHETTKIAEVIDDVDVLYVTRIQKERFPDPEEYSKIKGAYRIDAKMLNGKDVIVMHPLPRVDEISVDVDNMPQCKYFQQAFYGVPVRMALLKALIK is encoded by the coding sequence ATGGGCTTCCAATTAGAAAATGTCATATCAATAAAAGATTTCACAAAAAAGGACATCAAATTCATATTAAAAGAAGCGGAAAAAATGGAGCCCATCGCCCGCTCCCAAAAAACCTCAAAGATCCTATCAGGTAAAATACTAGGAATGATGTTTTATGAACCATCAACCAGGACAAGGCTATCATTCGAAGCATCCATGAAAAGGCTAGGAGGAAGTGTAATAGGCTTCTCAGAAGCCGCTGAAAGTTCAGCCACCAAAGGAGAAACACTAGCAGACGCTGCAAGAGTGGTCGCATGTTACGCCGATGCAATCGTAATAAGACACAACGCAGAAGGAGCAGCCCGTTACATCTCAGACATCATAGATATACCAGTCATAAATGCAGGGGATGGGGCAGGCCAACACCCCACACAGACACTCCTAGACCTCTACACCATGCAAAGGATATTCAAGAATATAGAAGGCCTAAAAGTAGCCCTAATCGGCGACCTTAAATATGGTAGGACAGTTCACTCACTTGCATATGCACTTGCCATGTTCAATGTGGATATGATATTTGTATCCCCAAAAGAACTTAAAATGCCACGTGACATTATTCATGATCTTAAAGAACAAAATATATCTGTCCATGAAACCACTAAAATTGCAGAGGTTATAGATGATGTAGATGTACTCTATGTGACAAGGATACAAAAGGAGAGGTTCCCAGACCCAGAGGAATACTCTAAAATCAAAGGTGCATATCGAATAGACGCTAAAATGCTAAATGGTAAAGATGTTATAGTAATGCATCCACTCCCCCGCGTAGATGAAATATCAGTTGACGTTGATAATATGCCACAGTGCAAATATTTCCAACAAGCATTCTATGGCGTGCCAGTGAGAATGGCCCTCCTAAAAGCGCTTATAAAATAG